The Novipirellula artificiosorum genome includes a window with the following:
- a CDS encoding glycosyl hydrolase 43 family protein, whose product MRTIILPVLITMLTVSTNQAQQTGSWGDQGDGTYRNPVLESNYPDNDVIGVGDTF is encoded by the coding sequence ATGAGAACGATTATCTTGCCGGTCCTCATTACCATGTTGACCGTGTCGACCAATCAAGCTCAGCAAACAGGAAGCTGGGGTGATCAGGGTGACGGTACTTATCGGAACCCGGTGTTGGAATCGAATTATCCTGACAACGACGTGATTGGTGTCGGCGATACCTTTTAA
- a CDS encoding sulfatase-like hydrolase/transferase — protein sequence MRSIYPITRFAFIFSLAFCSYALADSPPNVVVILADDLGIVDINAYAKRFTGVEAGEMCYETPNLDRLVREGMSFSQAYACHLCSPARASLLTGKYTPALNPDYDPEKEARSRPFVDLRRMLLGEDREIRSTEADSRFKALAMPKP from the coding sequence ATGAGATCCATTTACCCCATCACTCGATTCGCATTCATCTTCTCGCTTGCTTTCTGTTCGTACGCACTGGCCGATTCTCCTCCCAACGTAGTCGTGATCCTTGCGGACGATCTTGGGATCGTCGATATCAACGCGTACGCGAAGCGATTCACCGGCGTCGAAGCTGGTGAGATGTGCTACGAGACGCCGAACTTGGATCGCCTCGTTCGCGAAGGCATGTCGTTCTCTCAGGCCTACGCGTGCCACTTGTGTTCTCCGGCACGGGCGAGTCTGCTGACCGGGAAGTACACGCCGGCACTAAACCCAGACTACGATCCGGAAAAGGAAGCACGCTCACGGCCATTCGTTGACCTGAGGCGAATGCTGCTTGGCGAGGATCGCGAGATTCGCAGCACTGAGGCGGATTCCAGGTTCAAAGCTTTGGCGATGCCCAAGCCATAG
- a CDS encoding beta-xylosidase family glycoside hydrolase, which yields MMSSTNHFTPGIGEVVWAHEKPIEGFDVTAPATDDDFSDTELGPQWSWRFNPEMDRWSLTERRGYLRLKSCARLSGTNQESLNQLPNLLGQRLMGRKANVMTTKFDLAGVVDGQECGFHISAGENNVIGVTKLKGQLRLFFKHGNPDAPMVKRGVVISQTDLWLRAKVENGSATFFYSLDGKALTRMGPAVRLLFAGFTHNTVGFYSMHPDQQGYLDVDEFTYDYDGPKSAAPTE from the coding sequence ATGATGTCGTCCACGAATCACTTCACGCCCGGCATTGGCGAGGTCGTGTGGGCACACGAAAAACCCATCGAAGGATTTGACGTGACCGCGCCCGCAACCGATGACGATTTCAGCGACACCGAACTCGGCCCACAGTGGAGCTGGCGGTTCAATCCGGAAATGGATCGTTGGTCGTTGACTGAACGCCGCGGCTACCTGCGGTTGAAATCTTGCGCACGACTGTCAGGAACCAACCAAGAAAGTCTGAATCAGCTTCCAAACCTGTTGGGCCAACGCCTGATGGGACGCAAAGCGAATGTGATGACGACGAAATTTGATCTCGCCGGAGTCGTGGATGGACAGGAGTGTGGTTTTCACATCTCGGCCGGCGAAAACAACGTGATCGGCGTGACCAAGCTTAAAGGCCAGCTGCGGCTGTTCTTCAAGCACGGCAATCCCGACGCGCCGATGGTCAAGCGGGGAGTGGTAATTTCCCAGACGGATCTTTGGCTGCGGGCGAAGGTTGAAAACGGATCGGCAACCTTCTTCTACAGTCTGGATGGCAAAGCACTCACCCGAATGGGACCGGCAGTACGACTGCTGTTCGCGGGCTTCACTCACAACACGGTCGGCTTCTACTCGATGCATCCTGACCAGCAAGGCTATCTCGATGTGGACGAGTTTACCTACGACTACGACGGGCCCAAGTCCGCTGCCCCTACCGAATGA
- a CDS encoding sulfatase family protein, with protein MNSHKLLYAFVSTILISASLSVAETPPNIIVFYTDDHGHADLSCQGVLDDIKTPNVDALARSGVLARHGYSTAPQCVPSRAGLMIGKFQSKFGVESNGKSLDGFDRELTIAERLQAAGYATAQFGKWHLGPGPRITDHGFKHVFAQNVGRPFAANITLDGEDREMSDLPAEMYHIDGCSRAAASIIERYKDRPFFLYIAYRAPHVPLDATQKYLDRFPGKMPERRRQALAMLSAVDDGVGLVTDTLAKHVLTEKTLIFYIGDNGAPLKIHKLDAPGGGPGWDGSLNDPLNGEKGMLSEGGMHVPFVVSWPGTIPGGQVYDHPISALDVAATAAAIAELDTKPGDLDGVNLIPHLSGEADSPPHDALMWRWTAQSAIREGKWKLLRGGDREYLFNLKTDLEEKDNLASKHPEIASRLRDRLNAWSKTLDPPGLANGGMSRAATDYFDFYLDGRAPEPKVTDSATRPRPERDAPRERRRAKGNQ; from the coding sequence ATGAACAGTCACAAGCTTCTCTATGCGTTCGTTTCAACGATACTGATCTCAGCATCGTTGTCTGTTGCCGAAACTCCCCCGAATATCATCGTGTTCTACACGGATGATCATGGCCATGCGGATCTCTCCTGCCAGGGCGTCCTGGATGACATCAAAACGCCCAACGTCGATGCGTTGGCTCGGTCGGGCGTCCTCGCTCGCCACGGCTACAGCACCGCTCCCCAGTGCGTGCCTTCGCGAGCCGGTCTGATGATCGGCAAGTTCCAGTCCAAGTTTGGTGTCGAGTCGAACGGCAAGTCACTGGACGGATTTGATCGTGAACTGACGATCGCCGAACGACTTCAGGCGGCAGGTTACGCCACGGCTCAGTTTGGCAAATGGCATCTTGGGCCTGGACCAAGGATCACCGATCACGGATTCAAACACGTTTTTGCGCAAAACGTGGGTCGTCCGTTTGCTGCCAACATCACGCTGGATGGTGAAGACAGAGAAATGTCAGACTTACCGGCAGAGATGTATCATATCGACGGGTGCAGCCGAGCCGCAGCGTCAATCATCGAGCGTTACAAAGACCGTCCTTTCTTTCTGTACATTGCCTATCGTGCACCGCACGTACCGCTGGATGCAACCCAGAAGTACCTCGATCGTTTCCCTGGAAAGATGCCCGAGCGACGGCGTCAGGCGCTCGCAATGCTTTCGGCGGTCGATGACGGCGTTGGCTTGGTGACGGACACGCTTGCGAAACATGTACTGACCGAGAAGACGTTGATCTTCTACATCGGCGACAACGGTGCGCCTTTGAAGATTCACAAATTGGACGCGCCCGGCGGCGGTCCGGGATGGGACGGCTCACTGAACGATCCGCTCAATGGCGAGAAAGGGATGCTGTCCGAGGGCGGAATGCATGTCCCGTTCGTCGTCTCTTGGCCGGGCACGATTCCAGGCGGGCAAGTCTACGACCATCCCATAAGTGCCCTGGACGTGGCCGCCACCGCCGCAGCGATCGCAGAACTTGACACCAAGCCCGGCGACCTCGATGGCGTCAATCTAATCCCACACCTGTCCGGCGAGGCCGATTCGCCACCTCATGATGCATTGATGTGGCGGTGGACCGCGCAGTCGGCGATCCGTGAAGGAAAATGGAAGCTGCTACGCGGCGGCGACCGCGAATACTTGTTTAACTTGAAAACGGACCTCGAGGAAAAAGACAACTTGGCCTCAAAGCATCCCGAGATTGCTTCTCGCTTGCGGGACAGACTCAACGCATGGTCAAAGACGCTCGATCCACCTGGGCTGGCCAACGGCGGTATGTCACGAGCGGCGACCGACTACTTTGACTTCTATCTGGACGGAAGGGCCCCTGAACCGAAAGTGACAGATTCAGCGACGCGCCCACGACCGGAGAGAGATGCACCTCGAGAACGCCGAAGGGCAAAGGGCAATCAATGA
- a CDS encoding sulfatase family protein, translating to MILLLRNARALLLFATAAIAVNHANGSDKPNFVIIIGDDHGIAHSSPYGLSEYQTPNLQAMAGEGIRLTNAYVASPACAPSRAALFTGLMPYRNGIVGNHERELKPGVESLIPRLAVQGYDIAFRGKVAHGGKGKQPYMTDDVTLVKGPMKPELTLDSVSDYLENRPDKTKPLALFIGCTYTHRFWPEPDEARMRPEDVTIPARTFDTPETRSEMTRYAEAVERMDRLIGDVRELAAKHLPTDNTLTMYTSDHGQAWPFGKWSLYEAGIRTPVIAVWPKQIPAGVTNDAMVSWIDLMPTLIELAGGNTPSGIDGKSFASVLRNTTQTHRDRIFSTHKGDKAMNVYPIRSVRVGPWKYIRNLRPELYYTTHMDLVPESSPFFNRNWPSWVEAAKANPEAAAFLRAYHSRPAEELYRIDSDPNETTNLASEPEHAEKLAELRDMVAQRMKRVGDDESLSAKPRFLKDYTLPTVRE from the coding sequence CCGCAACGCCAGAGCATTGCTTCTCTTCGCGACTGCAGCGATCGCTGTCAATCACGCCAACGGAAGTGACAAACCCAACTTCGTCATCATCATTGGCGACGATCACGGGATTGCCCACTCGTCGCCTTATGGTCTATCGGAATACCAAACTCCAAACTTGCAGGCGATGGCCGGCGAAGGAATTCGGTTGACCAACGCTTACGTCGCGTCGCCCGCGTGTGCCCCCAGTCGCGCGGCTTTGTTCACCGGGTTGATGCCCTACCGAAACGGGATCGTGGGCAATCACGAACGAGAATTGAAACCTGGTGTGGAATCGCTGATTCCGAGATTAGCGGTGCAAGGATACGACATCGCCTTTCGCGGAAAGGTGGCCCACGGCGGCAAAGGCAAACAGCCCTACATGACCGATGACGTCACCCTTGTCAAAGGACCGATGAAGCCGGAACTGACACTCGACAGCGTCTCCGACTATCTCGAAAACCGCCCTGACAAGACGAAGCCGCTCGCTCTATTCATCGGTTGCACCTACACGCACCGCTTCTGGCCCGAACCGGACGAAGCCCGCATGCGACCGGAAGACGTCACCATCCCCGCCCGAACGTTCGACACGCCGGAAACTCGCAGCGAAATGACGCGGTACGCAGAAGCCGTCGAGCGAATGGATCGCCTGATCGGTGACGTCCGCGAACTGGCCGCAAAACACCTTCCCACCGACAACACACTGACGATGTACACGTCCGACCACGGTCAAGCATGGCCGTTTGGAAAGTGGTCGCTTTATGAAGCTGGTATTCGTACTCCAGTGATCGCAGTTTGGCCGAAGCAGATCCCGGCCGGAGTCACCAATGACGCGATGGTCAGTTGGATCGACTTGATGCCAACGCTGATTGAATTGGCAGGAGGAAACACACCCAGCGGCATTGACGGCAAGTCATTTGCAAGTGTTCTTCGAAACACCACGCAAACGCATCGTGATCGTATCTTTTCGACACACAAGGGCGACAAGGCGATGAATGTCTATCCCATTCGCAGCGTCCGCGTTGGACCGTGGAAATACATTCGCAATCTGCGGCCCGAGTTGTACTACACAACCCATATGGACTTGGTTCCAGAAAGCTCACCGTTCTTCAATCGCAACTGGCCTTCCTGGGTCGAAGCGGCCAAGGCAAACCCGGAAGCAGCCGCCTTCTTGCGTGCGTATCATTCGCGTCCGGCCGAAGAGTTATATCGAATCGATAGCGATCCCAATGAGACGACCAACCTGGCCAGCGAACCAGAACACGCCGAGAAGCTTGCAGAACTTCGAGACATGGTCGCCCAGCGTATGAAGCGAGTCGGCGACGACGAATCGCTCAGCGCCAAGCCTCGCTTTTTGAAAGACTATACGTTGCCGACGGTTCGCGAGTAG